cgAGAAAATGGGGTCCccctaaaaaacaaaatatttcgaaaaatgaaaaagaaactCAAAATACTGCTCAACTATACttacaaaaatgattttggaatgattaaaaactattaaaacaaagtttttactaaattttcagGGTACTCCGTTTTGCCTCCCTCAACCCTGTAAACTTACAATTTGTTGTGCGCGTttaggaaaatattttttaacataagcATAAGAATACGCGTGTGTCATTTCATTTTGCATCGTACATGTGTACCATCTAGGAGTATCTTGACTATTTTTACTTTGACCAACTGATAAACCTCCTGGTAAAacatcatcaattaaattactcaTTCGTTTATTTGTATAAGTACCGAGATTCCTTATTAACCACCAATGCATTGTATttactataataaaaaaatttaatttttcaatactgattaaaaataaatttaacgttcaattaatttattaattaccaatAGTTCTAATGGGGGTTCGATTAATAAGATAACTTAatgctataaaataatttttatctactaCTGCAATAACTTCAGATTCTTCGATATTAACTCCCTGTACTTCAGCGAAGAGATCTCTTATCACATTTATCCATTTaatctgtaataaataaatcaactaatcaataactaaataattacttcttaatgagacgaaaaaaaaattattacgctTGTTGCAGAACTTTTGGACACTCTAGAGTTGTAAAATCTTTGAAAATCCTCAATAgtcattttttcaaacataGAATCAACGTCAAGcttaaaattattggaaggaGTAGAAatctaataatgaaaatttttttagtagtaAATATTGagtatataattatgaattattaattgagtATCAATTgtcttactatttttaaactccATTCAAAAGACACAATATCTTGAGcatcttttttaatatttttttctagtacaTAAGAACCTCTGTGTCTGGCAATAAGTCTGCAAGAGTCTTCAATAATACTATGATATTTCATAACActaggtaaatttaaaatttgacttaaTGTTAATGATGCTGATACTAATGGAGATATATATTCAGCAATACCCTCTATTGGCGGTGCaatctaaaataattgattcacTTTACTGTAAATGTAATCAAGTCCCTGACGGATCCAAATTAAGTAAGTTACCGTAAAAtacaatagaatttttattttaattctacCTCATCTcgggttaataaataaataaaaaaatgaatatcttTAAATATCTAAAGCTAGTTTTAACTTTAGCCAGTCGGGGTAATGTTCgcctcaaaaaataatattcaaaaaatacataaataatttattaattaacgaaaTGGTTCTATTCGCCCTAATTGGGATaaagttattcaaattaagtgtattattttttatttgatttataaataaaacaagatgaaatttaaatttttaaaaatagtcggatatcaattctttaattttttatttttaaaaatgctcagcgactgtttaaaattttttaaaaaattctcttgaTTTCATCAagacttgaaatattttttttgtgaaatttataaCTAAGAATAATTTgttctgattaaaaaaaataatgataattttgaaactaataaatcaattcgtcaaaaaaaaaaaattaaaaataaaaacaaatcttaattttttaatttgtattaacaaaaataagtaaaattgtACTTCTACGCATTTACCCAAACtgttaaaattgtattaatatttataccatttaaataaataataaacataccGTTATAATATTATTCGTCGAGTTCTCAATATCTGccaaaacttttaaattaaacaaaggaGAATTTCCTAATATCTGTCGAAAACTTTTGTCTATTTCTTgccatgat
The sequence above is drawn from the Microplitis demolitor isolate Queensland-Clemson2020A chromosome 3, iyMicDemo2.1a, whole genome shotgun sequence genome and encodes:
- the LOC103579836 gene encoding neprilysin, with amino-acid sequence MSTNINDGLVCKSDACKEIAGEIIRGMNQSMDPCNDFFNYACGNWHNGLSHQSHFHILTNETSFRLKEIFESPWSPEDTSALTKAKKIYRTCMNEDFIEKRGITDLVELIDNISGWPMAMSTYEWVHKKKSWQEIDKSFRQILGNSPLFNLKVLADIENSTNNIITIAPPIEGIAEYISPLVSASLTLSQILNLPSVMKYHSIIEDSCRLIARHRGSYVLEKNIKKDAQDIVSFEWSLKIISTPSNNFKLDVDSMFEKMTIEDFQRFYNSRVSKSSATSIKWINVIRDLFAEVQGVNIEESEVIAVVDKNYFIALSYLINRTPIRTIVNTMHWWLIRNLGTYTNKRMSNLIDDVLPGGLSVGQSKNSQDTPRWYTCTMQNEMTHAYSYAYVKKYFPKRAQQIATKLVHKIINGMRRQIENSKWLDNYSKEGALKKVQSMKEFIGFPRWYDDPNAVDNYYKDIKPSIFYFKNILMMFRLSKTEELKLLRERVTNNKYVAMYLFIFY